One region of Demequina sp. TMPB413 genomic DNA includes:
- a CDS encoding zinc-dependent alcohol dehydrogenase: MKAVVYHGKHDFRVDDVPRPQLESSTDAIIRVTSTAICGSDLHLYDGAIPGMLDGDIVGHEFMGVVEELGDDVTHVSVGDRVVVPFVIACGQCQFCQREEFSLCDRTNPAAELVEKVYGHAPAGLFGYTHLFGGYPGGQAEFARVPHADVGLFAIPDEMTDDDALFLTDILPTGWMAAKNCDIHEGDVIAIAGAGPVGQFAAESAMVMGASAVAVIDRVQDRLDEAARIPGVVPINPRRQNVQQELRMLTSGRGPDAVIDAVGMEAGGGGAIGLLDRVKQRLRLQTGRPTALRPLIKAVRKGGRVSIPGVYGGIVDSFPLGIVFGKGLTLTGGQTHVQAYIPELIDHIRAGRIYPSRIVSTHLPLEDAPEAYERFKAKEYLKVVLHP; this comes from the coding sequence ATGAAAGCAGTGGTGTATCACGGCAAGCACGACTTCCGCGTCGACGACGTCCCGCGTCCGCAGCTGGAGAGCTCGACAGACGCCATCATCCGCGTCACCTCCACCGCCATCTGCGGATCGGACCTTCACCTGTACGACGGCGCCATTCCCGGCATGCTCGACGGCGACATTGTGGGGCATGAGTTCATGGGCGTCGTCGAGGAACTCGGCGATGACGTGACGCACGTTTCTGTCGGCGATCGGGTGGTGGTGCCCTTCGTCATCGCTTGCGGTCAGTGCCAGTTCTGCCAGCGCGAAGAGTTCTCCCTCTGTGACAGGACAAACCCTGCCGCAGAACTGGTCGAAAAGGTCTACGGCCATGCTCCGGCCGGCCTGTTCGGCTACACCCACCTGTTCGGCGGTTACCCTGGCGGCCAAGCCGAGTTCGCGCGCGTCCCGCACGCCGACGTCGGCCTCTTCGCCATCCCCGACGAGATGACCGATGACGACGCCCTGTTCCTCACCGACATCCTGCCCACGGGGTGGATGGCCGCCAAGAACTGCGATATCCACGAAGGCGACGTCATCGCGATCGCCGGTGCCGGGCCCGTCGGCCAGTTCGCCGCCGAGAGCGCGATGGTGATGGGAGCGTCGGCCGTTGCCGTGATCGACCGCGTGCAGGACCGGCTGGACGAGGCCGCCCGGATTCCCGGTGTTGTGCCGATCAACCCGCGCCGCCAGAACGTCCAGCAAGAGTTGCGCATGCTGACGAGCGGCCGGGGTCCCGACGCCGTCATCGACGCCGTTGGCATGGAGGCAGGCGGAGGTGGCGCCATCGGATTGCTTGATCGGGTCAAGCAGCGCCTTCGCCTCCAGACGGGACGTCCTACCGCGTTGAGACCCCTCATCAAGGCCGTGCGCAAGGGCGGACGAGTGTCCATCCCTGGTGTCTACGGTGGCATCGTCGACAGCTTCCCGCTTGGGATCGTGTTCGGCAAGGGTCTCACCCTCACCGGCGGTCAGACGCACGTGCAGGCGTACATACCCGAGTTGATCGACCACATTCGTGCCGGGCGCATCTACCCTTCGCGCATCGTCTCGACTCATCTGCCCCTTGAGGATGCACCGGAGGCGTACGAGCGCTTCAAGGCCAAGGAGTACCTCAAGGTGGTGCTCCACCCCTGA
- a CDS encoding alpha/beta fold hydrolase yields the protein MSERSALQGIQAPGSQGAGTHFVRRGSGVPVLFVHGNGVDHRMLLELDTVFEQIGGWERIHFDLPGFGRTPALPAPGGLPEIAEWLEATARDLLGERHFAVVGASLGALLTRELAARLKEQCLGFALLAPVVDSVRDHRTLPEPAVLVEDAALLRSLDPADAVDYAELAVIQSPENWQRFRDAVLPGVRAADERAMDRLAQRYALPTLPDAQLEGFDKPVLIVAGRQDAVVGFHDQWVLSQRFPHATFAVLDRAGHNISIDQPEAVAGLLARWAEQVAERADNP from the coding sequence ATGAGCGAGCGATCGGCGTTGCAAGGGATTCAAGCCCCGGGCAGCCAGGGTGCTGGCACGCACTTCGTGAGGCGAGGCTCTGGCGTGCCGGTGCTGTTTGTCCACGGCAATGGGGTGGATCACCGCATGCTGCTCGAACTCGATACCGTCTTTGAGCAGATCGGCGGTTGGGAGCGGATTCACTTCGACCTTCCCGGCTTCGGTCGTACTCCCGCTCTGCCCGCCCCCGGCGGCTTGCCCGAGATCGCCGAGTGGCTCGAGGCAACCGCGCGCGACCTGCTAGGTGAACGACACTTCGCAGTAGTAGGCGCGTCGCTGGGTGCGCTCCTGACTCGCGAACTGGCCGCCAGGCTGAAGGAACAGTGCCTTGGCTTCGCGTTGCTTGCCCCCGTCGTCGACTCGGTACGCGATCACCGGACGCTGCCCGAGCCCGCGGTCCTGGTCGAAGACGCCGCACTATTGCGGTCCCTCGATCCGGCCGACGCGGTTGACTACGCGGAACTCGCGGTCATTCAGTCGCCTGAGAATTGGCAGCGGTTCAGGGACGCCGTGCTACCTGGCGTCCGGGCCGCAGACGAGCGCGCGATGGATCGGCTCGCGCAGCGTTACGCTCTGCCGACCCTGCCGGATGCGCAACTCGAAGGCTTCGACAAGCCCGTACTGATCGTGGCCGGAAGGCAGGACGCGGTGGTGGGCTTCCACGATCAGTGGGTGCTGTCACAGCGCTTTCCTCATGCGACCTTCGCCGTTCTTGACCGGGCCGGCCACAACATCAGCATCGACCAACCTGAGGCCGTCGCGGGGCTATTGGCGCGGTGGGCCGAGCAGGTTGCGGAGCGCGCTGACAACCCGTAG
- a CDS encoding FAD-dependent oxidoreductase — protein MRSTPPHTIVVGAGLAGLSAGVRLVDAGHRVTILEREQHVGGRTGNWTEDGMPVETGLHRYLGFYVELPRLLRHVGAALNDVVTWTDEVEMRLPDGGPSAVYATSLIHRPFASIARGLGNNHYVGLGQKLALARMIGAGALAYLRHPSELDHVSVADYARRHGVADATIKRILYPLTEGLFFVPPDEYSAHNFMGILVPYWNSVIKTRVGSFAGGMTDVMCAPMARYVTDHGGEVRTGVTVERLAGGQVRITGVVTADGTIDADDVVLAASLGPAKNIVKETLGDHPWFSDMQRLSSTPAVCFQAELDRPCLPKDRATFGPGTDLGSFAEQSRTTFKELDGRLSVIMAQPHKYVDATAEQLTPVVIDEAKRLGIGLEGRIVRASVIVIPDDFYSLRVGNEHLRPAQETPVPGLALAGDYTRQKYLATMEGAVVSGKRAADAVITRRKEER, from the coding sequence GTGAGGAGCACCCCTCCCCACACCATCGTCGTCGGCGCTGGGCTCGCAGGGCTCAGCGCCGGCGTCCGACTGGTGGACGCAGGTCACCGCGTCACGATCCTTGAGCGTGAGCAGCACGTCGGGGGCCGGACAGGCAACTGGACAGAAGACGGGATGCCCGTCGAGACGGGACTGCACCGCTACCTCGGCTTCTACGTTGAGTTGCCCCGGCTGCTACGCCACGTCGGAGCCGCGCTCAATGACGTGGTCACGTGGACGGATGAAGTCGAGATGCGACTTCCAGACGGCGGGCCGAGCGCCGTGTATGCCACGTCGCTCATCCACCGCCCGTTCGCATCAATCGCGCGGGGACTCGGCAACAACCACTACGTGGGACTCGGCCAGAAGCTCGCTCTCGCGCGAATGATTGGGGCTGGCGCCCTTGCGTACCTGCGTCACCCCTCTGAACTGGATCACGTGTCGGTCGCCGACTACGCCAGGCGACATGGCGTGGCCGATGCGACGATCAAGCGCATCCTCTACCCCCTGACCGAGGGGCTCTTCTTTGTGCCGCCCGATGAATACTCTGCGCACAACTTCATGGGGATCCTGGTCCCCTACTGGAACTCCGTGATCAAGACGCGTGTCGGCTCGTTCGCGGGTGGCATGACGGACGTCATGTGTGCGCCGATGGCGCGCTACGTCACCGACCACGGCGGGGAGGTCCGCACCGGCGTGACAGTCGAGCGTCTCGCGGGCGGGCAGGTACGCATCACCGGCGTCGTCACCGCGGACGGCACCATCGATGCCGACGACGTTGTCCTCGCCGCATCGCTCGGGCCAGCCAAGAACATCGTGAAAGAGACGCTCGGCGATCATCCCTGGTTCTCCGATATGCAGCGCCTGAGTTCCACTCCTGCCGTGTGCTTTCAGGCCGAACTCGATCGACCCTGCCTGCCGAAGGACCGCGCCACGTTTGGTCCCGGTACGGACTTGGGCTCTTTTGCGGAACAGTCCCGCACCACCTTCAAGGAACTCGACGGGCGGCTGAGTGTCATCATGGCGCAACCCCACAAGTACGTTGACGCGACCGCCGAGCAGCTCACTCCCGTGGTGATCGATGAGGCCAAGCGCCTCGGTATCGGCCTTGAGGGTCGCATCGTCCGCGCCAGCGTCATTGTCATCCCAGACGACTTCTACTCACTCCGGGTGGGCAACGAGCATTTGCGTCCTGCCCAAGAGACGCCCGTACCGGGGCTGGCTCTTGCTGGCGACTACACGAGACAGAAATACCTCGCAACGATGGAGGGCGCCGTCGTCTCCGGCAAGCGCGCGGCCGACGCGGTGATCACTCGCAGGAAGGAAGAACGATGA
- a CDS encoding SRPBCC family protein, whose protein sequence is MPEAQSTITVDVPLSTAYNQWTQFETFPSFMNGVDSVKQLSDTSLHWVASPGGVEREWDAEITAQEPDSHIAWQSVGEVKQSGRVEFAAAGLDSTEVTLTLDWEPEGFVEKAGAAFQVDDAYVRRDLSAFKEFIESRGGATGAWRGEV, encoded by the coding sequence ATGCCTGAGGCACAATCAACGATTACCGTCGATGTTCCGCTGAGCACTGCCTACAACCAGTGGACGCAGTTCGAGACCTTCCCTTCATTCATGAACGGCGTCGACTCCGTCAAGCAGTTGAGTGACACCTCACTACACTGGGTCGCAAGCCCAGGTGGTGTCGAGCGAGAGTGGGACGCCGAGATCACCGCGCAGGAGCCTGACAGCCACATCGCGTGGCAGAGCGTCGGCGAAGTCAAGCAGAGCGGCCGGGTTGAGTTTGCCGCCGCGGGCCTCGACTCCACCGAGGTCACCCTGACGCTCGACTGGGAGCCGGAGGGCTTTGTCGAAAAGGCCGGAGCGGCCTTCCAGGTGGACGACGCCTACGTTCGCCGGGACCTGAGCGCCTTCAAGGAGTTCATTGAGTCGCGTGGCGGCGCCACCGGCGCGTGGCGCGGCGAGGTCTAG
- a CDS encoding RidA family protein: MDTERRLISSGSPFEQEIGYSRAVVVGPWAWVSGTTGYDYETMTISADPAEQAEQALQNISTALGSVGMGLEDVVRVRYLLTRREDAAACFPVFGRWFKGIRPAATMEVVGLLDEAMSIEIEVTAYRPER, encoded by the coding sequence GTGGACACTGAACGCCGCCTGATCAGCTCCGGTTCGCCGTTCGAGCAGGAGATCGGGTATTCCAGGGCGGTGGTCGTTGGACCTTGGGCTTGGGTGAGCGGGACCACGGGTTATGACTACGAGACGATGACAATCTCTGCCGACCCCGCCGAACAAGCCGAACAGGCATTGCAGAACATCTCCACCGCGCTCGGCTCCGTGGGGATGGGCCTCGAGGATGTGGTGCGCGTGCGGTACTTGCTCACGCGACGCGAAGACGCGGCCGCATGCTTCCCCGTGTTCGGACGATGGTTCAAGGGCATCAGGCCCGCCGCCACTATGGAGGTTGTTGGCCTCCTCGACGAGGCGATGAGCATCGAGATCGAGGTGACGGCCTACCGCCCGGAGCGGTAG
- a CDS encoding iron chaperone, with protein MKERAEELRAEKGGKKKAEALEDLMTKIEAMPETERLLAQHVHSLVTEAGPELEPRTWYGMPAYAKDGKVLCFFQAASKFDSRYCTFGFQDVASLDDGAMWPTAFALTSIGPAEQKAITELVKRACR; from the coding sequence ATGAAGGAGCGCGCCGAGGAGTTGCGCGCGGAGAAGGGCGGCAAGAAGAAGGCCGAGGCTCTCGAAGACTTGATGACCAAGATTGAAGCGATGCCAGAGACCGAAAGGCTCCTAGCCCAGCATGTGCATAGTCTGGTGACGGAGGCGGGCCCCGAGTTGGAGCCCCGCACCTGGTACGGGATGCCCGCCTACGCCAAAGACGGCAAGGTCCTGTGCTTCTTCCAGGCTGCGAGCAAGTTCGACTCTCGCTACTGCACCTTCGGCTTCCAAGACGTCGCGTCGCTCGACGATGGCGCCATGTGGCCCACCGCCTTCGCCCTGACCAGCATCGGCCCTGCGGAACAGAAGGCCATCACCGAACTGGTGAAGCGCGCCTGCAGGTAG